A DNA window from Paenibacillus sp. HWE-109 contains the following coding sequences:
- a CDS encoding CotH kinase family protein — protein MIPTRHIVIQEQQLRKLNEDVWSKQYVNGVLISKGQRGAIKVRYRGGHTREYAKKSFEIVSGGRTYHLNAEYDDPSMIRNALSFRFFQKIGVPSPQTKHIHLKLNGVSQGVYLEIEAVDKNFFQFRKIGVQSLFYAVDDDANFETFHPETKKAKKTMFEGYEQIMGLSSEKKELRRFIAQINQLSRKPLAYYINSQLDVDNYLRWLAGAVFTGNFDGFDQNYAIYRHKPTKLYRIIPWDYEGTWGRNCYGKVCGSDLVRVKGYNGLTEKLLGIQSARLRYKQILSSILRSSFTWKQIGPIVEHLHGNIAPYMKEDSYRKWPYSEFKGEPELIRNYVQERRLIIKQELKKL, from the coding sequence ATGATACCGACTCGACATATCGTTATCCAAGAGCAACAGCTCAGAAAATTGAATGAAGATGTTTGGAGCAAGCAATATGTGAACGGAGTTCTTATCTCAAAAGGACAACGCGGAGCCATCAAAGTCCGGTATCGAGGCGGGCATACGCGAGAGTATGCCAAGAAGTCATTCGAAATTGTCAGCGGAGGCAGAACCTACCATCTCAATGCGGAATATGACGATCCATCAATGATTCGAAATGCGTTATCCTTTCGTTTTTTTCAAAAAATCGGCGTGCCGAGCCCGCAAACCAAGCATATCCATTTGAAATTAAATGGGGTGAGCCAAGGGGTTTATTTGGAAATTGAAGCGGTCGATAAGAACTTTTTTCAATTCAGAAAAATAGGTGTGCAATCGCTTTTCTATGCCGTGGATGATGATGCCAACTTCGAAACATTCCATCCCGAAACGAAGAAAGCCAAAAAAACGATGTTTGAAGGCTATGAACAAATTATGGGACTCAGTAGTGAGAAAAAAGAGTTGAGGAGATTCATCGCACAAATCAACCAATTATCGAGAAAGCCTCTGGCCTATTATATAAACTCTCAATTAGACGTAGATAATTATTTGCGGTGGCTGGCAGGTGCTGTTTTTACAGGAAATTTTGATGGATTTGACCAAAACTATGCGATTTACCGGCATAAACCTACGAAATTATATCGAATTATTCCTTGGGACTATGAAGGAACCTGGGGACGAAATTGTTACGGAAAAGTGTGCGGGAGTGACTTGGTAAGAGTGAAAGGGTACAACGGTCTTACCGAGAAGTTGCTGGGTATTCAGAGCGCTAGACTGCGTTATAAACAAATTCTATCTTCGATACTGCGATCATCCTTCACTTGGAAACAGATAGGACCGATTGTCGAACATTTACATGGGAATATAGCTCCCTATATGAAGGAAGATTCCTATCGTAAATGGCCCTATTCCGAATTTAAAGGGGAACCCGAGTTAATTCGAAACTATGTGCAGGAACGCAGATTGATCATTAAACAGGAACTCAAAAAGCTATAA
- a CDS encoding SAM-dependent methyltransferase yields the protein MSLSEPQSYRFSEAPIWDLQRAYYEEQGITAWQRDEVPSYITSNPMLAGSYAEVIFGFLQDRARLDETSEPVTIVELGAGSGRLAFHVLKELRQLSALAGFPLPPYRYVMSDLAEGNIAYWQQHPSLMSYVEQGNLDFAKFDAAVDTELHLVVSGECLARGSLRQPLLIIANYFFDSIPQELIYIENNQVYECWINCYIPKLDKDWTASEQLKNLVAEYEYRKSAEFEAGSYAYQSLIELYARELDDSHVLFPIVGLDCLDRLSQLSTEGFLLLTADKGEHQLASWAYNEPPELIHHGSFSLTANYHAITAYYEEKGAESLFTAHPHHHLNVGCVLHLADLPSYGLTRLAYRRYIERFGPDDFITIKEWLDDHLAHLDIPQMLAYWRLSGFDSQFFLQNASRLMDLIVTSEEADCAGISQGIAEMWSGYYAMEISNKVALACASLYYRMEMFSEALPFYLAAEDMQDASIVYEMAICCYEIGDMAGTKAYIEQTLILSPHHEEALSLLGLLE from the coding sequence ATGTCATTAAGTGAACCCCAAAGCTATCGATTCAGTGAGGCCCCCATATGGGATCTGCAGCGTGCCTATTATGAAGAGCAAGGTATAACAGCTTGGCAGCGTGATGAGGTGCCGTCTTATATTACAAGCAATCCAATGCTGGCTGGTTCTTATGCCGAGGTTATTTTTGGATTCCTGCAAGATCGCGCGCGCCTGGATGAGACATCGGAACCCGTGACGATCGTAGAACTTGGTGCAGGTTCGGGGCGACTTGCCTTTCATGTCCTGAAGGAGCTGCGCCAATTATCAGCGCTTGCAGGCTTTCCGCTTCCTCCATACCGATATGTGATGAGTGATTTGGCGGAGGGCAATATTGCATACTGGCAGCAGCATCCTAGTTTGATGTCTTATGTGGAGCAAGGCAATCTCGACTTTGCTAAGTTTGATGCGGCTGTGGATACTGAACTTCATCTGGTAGTATCAGGAGAATGTTTGGCTCGGGGAAGCTTGCGGCAGCCTCTGCTGATTATTGCAAACTACTTTTTTGATAGTATTCCGCAGGAATTAATTTATATTGAAAATAATCAGGTCTACGAGTGCTGGATTAACTGTTATATTCCAAAGCTAGATAAGGATTGGACTGCTTCGGAGCAGCTGAAGAATTTGGTAGCTGAATATGAGTATCGGAAGTCAGCCGAGTTCGAGGCGGGGTCTTATGCGTATCAGTCATTAATTGAGCTTTATGCGCGAGAGTTAGATGATTCCCATGTGCTATTTCCGATTGTTGGGTTAGATTGTCTGGATCGGTTGAGTCAGCTCTCGACCGAAGGATTTCTCTTGCTGACTGCAGACAAGGGGGAACATCAGCTTGCAAGTTGGGCGTATAATGAGCCTCCAGAACTGATTCATCACGGCAGTTTTTCATTGACGGCGAATTATCATGCTATTACTGCCTACTATGAGGAAAAGGGAGCTGAGAGCTTATTCACAGCTCATCCGCATCATCATTTGAATGTTGGCTGCGTGCTCCATCTTGCTGATCTGCCGTCATACGGTCTTACGCGTTTGGCGTATCGTAGATACATTGAGCGTTTTGGACCGGACGATTTTATTACGATCAAGGAATGGCTGGATGATCATCTTGCACACTTGGACATTCCACAAATGTTAGCTTACTGGCGCTTGAGCGGCTTTGACTCACAATTTTTCTTGCAAAATGCAAGTCGTCTAATGGACCTTATTGTGACCTCGGAGGAGGCAGATTGCGCAGGAATCTCACAAGGGATTGCTGAGATGTGGAGCGGGTATTACGCCATGGAGATTTCTAACAAAGTTGCTCTTGCGTGTGCGTCACTTTACTACCGGATGGAAATGTTTAGCGAGGCTTTGCCTTTCTATCTAGCGGCGGAAGACATGCAAGATGCAAGTATTGTATATGAGATGGCGATTTGCTGCTATGAGATCGGAGATATGGCAGGGACCAAGGCGTATATAGAACAAACCTTGATATTAAGTCCTCATCATGAGGAAGCATTATCGCTTCTAGGATTGCTGGAATAG
- a CDS encoding DUF2642 domain-containing protein, whose protein sequence is MLFAHSYLGKLVHIELLGDRDKMGYLVDAGPDVFVIYMDKKYVYVPSAHVKTIKLNTEDKTNTDTAPDPINQTGAITFILVLHNAIDKFVEIYISDHQSIHGYVKAIAQDYLVFYSQFYKTMYIPLDHLKWITPFESDQTPYSLDQKHLSKEVIEGSVNALPPTFEQLMKGLEGEMVGIDSGLKANKIGLLQTINNSFVELITAEELKFHYNLQHIKNCIPLKKESE, encoded by the coding sequence ATGTTATTTGCACATTCATATTTGGGTAAACTGGTACACATTGAATTGCTGGGAGATAGGGACAAGATGGGCTATCTAGTTGATGCAGGCCCCGATGTATTCGTCATTTATATGGACAAAAAATATGTCTATGTGCCAAGTGCTCATGTCAAAACGATCAAATTAAATACGGAAGACAAGACGAACACAGATACGGCCCCGGATCCAATTAATCAAACGGGGGCTATCACCTTTATTCTAGTCTTGCATAACGCAATAGATAAATTCGTAGAGATTTATATCTCTGATCATCAATCCATTCATGGCTACGTAAAAGCAATCGCGCAAGATTATTTAGTCTTTTATTCGCAATTTTATAAAACCATGTATATTCCTTTGGATCATTTAAAATGGATTACTCCCTTTGAATCAGATCAGACTCCGTATTCGTTAGATCAAAAACACCTTTCAAAAGAGGTCATTGAGGGTTCTGTTAATGCTTTGCCGCCCACATTTGAACAATTAATGAAAGGATTAGAAGGAGAAATGGTTGGTATTGATTCCGGTCTAAAGGCTAATAAAATTGGTTTGCTTCAGACAATCAATAATTCTTTTGTCGAATTGATTACGGCGGAAGAACTTAAGTTTCATTATAATTTACAGCATATCAAAAACTGCATTCCCTTGAAGAAGGAAAGTGAATAG
- a CDS encoding arsenic transporter has translation MFGSATISLTIAAFVMTVILILWRPKEINEAIPAIGGAILVFLSGSVSVNDIIKITNTISDAAITIMATIVMAIVLESFGFFGWAAEGLMARAKGSGIRLFWYVNLLCFLMTLFFNNDGSIMITTPILIIVLQNLGLKNHQKIPYLLSGALIATASSAPIGVSNIVNLIALKIVGMDLYMHTLMMFIPSTLGLLFFLLLLFLCFYRVLPKKLPRNGKGQHPLQAQSPEVLPISKNRTRFMLNILLFVFMVRVSLFIASYMGIPVSIVAVTGSLILLLWRWIYLKISPLDMVKKTPWHILIFAFGMYVIIFGLNNIGLTQLLVSYLKPLVSGDLMNGSLIMGGLVTLMSTLVNNHPALMIGTITLTGMELDPITLKVTYLASVVGSDLGSLLLPIGTLASLIWLHILKQNKVKVSWREYCKVTFLTIPPALIFTLVCLALWVSWIF, from the coding sequence ATGTTTGGTTCCGCTACAATATCCCTTACGATTGCAGCATTTGTAATGACTGTTATTCTCATTCTTTGGCGTCCTAAGGAGATTAATGAAGCTATTCCAGCTATAGGAGGCGCTATACTTGTTTTTCTAAGCGGAAGTGTATCAGTGAACGATATCATCAAAATTACGAATACGATCAGTGATGCAGCTATCACCATAATGGCGACGATCGTGATGGCTATCGTGTTAGAAAGCTTCGGATTCTTTGGATGGGCAGCTGAAGGACTAATGGCCCGAGCGAAAGGCTCTGGTATACGGTTATTCTGGTATGTTAATTTGCTCTGTTTTCTGATGACTTTATTTTTCAACAATGATGGAAGTATCATGATCACAACACCGATTTTAATCATCGTTCTCCAAAATTTAGGGTTGAAAAATCATCAGAAAATACCGTATTTACTTTCTGGTGCTTTGATTGCTACCGCATCAAGTGCACCTATTGGTGTTAGCAACATCGTTAATCTCATTGCGCTCAAGATCGTTGGTATGGATTTGTACATGCATACGTTAATGATGTTTATACCATCAACATTAGGATTATTGTTTTTCTTATTGTTATTATTTCTATGTTTTTACCGAGTTCTGCCCAAGAAACTGCCGAGAAATGGTAAAGGTCAACATCCGCTGCAAGCTCAATCACCAGAAGTGCTGCCTATAAGTAAAAATAGAACGCGATTTATGCTCAACATCTTGCTGTTTGTTTTCATGGTCCGAGTTAGTCTTTTCATCGCATCGTATATGGGCATACCCGTAAGTATCGTTGCTGTAACCGGATCATTGATTTTGTTGCTCTGGCGCTGGATTTATCTTAAAATTTCGCCGCTTGATATGGTCAAAAAGACGCCATGGCATATTCTCATCTTTGCATTCGGCATGTACGTAATTATATTCGGTTTAAACAACATCGGCCTTACACAGCTTCTGGTTAGTTATTTGAAACCACTAGTTTCGGGTGATTTAATGAATGGTAGCTTGATAATGGGCGGACTGGTCACTCTGATGTCGACCTTGGTCAATAATCATCCGGCTTTAATGATCGGAACGATTACATTAACAGGTATGGAGTTAGATCCAATCACCTTAAAAGTTACTTATTTAGCTAGTGTCGTAGGGAGCGACCTCGGGTCTTTATTATTGCCAATTGGAACGCTTGCTTCGCTCATTTGGCTGCATATTCTCAAACAAAACAAAGTGAAAGTGAGCTGGAGGGAGTATTGCAAAGTCACTTTTTTAACGATTCCACCTGCCTTGATTTTCACGCTTGTCTGTCTAGCGCTTTGGGTCAGCTGGATTTTTTAA